A window of Funiculus sociatus GB2-C1 contains these coding sequences:
- a CDS encoding glycosyltransferase, giving the protein MNRPMTQPFLPKVSVIVPIYNGERDLSGLISCLLSQTYPAENVEYLLVDNNSSDRTLSLLQSAAESAASSGWTIRPITENKIQSSYAARNAGIRAATTDIFAFTDADCRPEPDWLAGLIQPFENPNIGIVVGEIMALPGKSLLEQHAQREDVLSQKHTLANTFCPYGQTANLAIRKKAFQQVGLFRPHLTTGGDADICWRIQRESDWQLHFAPTAIVRHRHRSTVPELQSQWRRYGRSNRYLHELHGVKLMHEPTPTQYAVRLGRWLVKELPMKGAMCVTGKATLVDLLSTPIGLINVRARAVGQNQAKLSEEARVIEWLEKNQDVEVDQ; this is encoded by the coding sequence ATGAACCGCCCCATGACACAGCCTTTTCTGCCCAAAGTTTCAGTAATAGTCCCAATCTACAATGGTGAAAGGGACTTGTCAGGTTTAATCAGCTGCCTCTTGTCGCAAACTTATCCAGCCGAGAATGTAGAGTATTTGCTGGTAGACAATAATAGTAGTGATCGCACCCTCAGCCTTCTCCAGTCAGCCGCCGAGTCAGCCGCATCCTCTGGCTGGACAATTCGCCCAATCACAGAAAACAAAATCCAAAGCTCTTATGCGGCGCGAAATGCTGGAATTCGGGCAGCAACAACTGACATTTTTGCCTTCACCGATGCCGATTGTCGTCCGGAACCAGATTGGTTAGCAGGCTTAATCCAGCCTTTCGAGAATCCCAATATTGGTATTGTCGTAGGCGAAATTATGGCTTTGCCGGGTAAAAGTCTGCTGGAACAACACGCCCAGCGAGAAGATGTTTTGTCCCAGAAACATACTTTAGCTAATACGTTCTGCCCATACGGTCAAACTGCAAACCTAGCAATTCGCAAAAAAGCTTTCCAACAGGTGGGTTTATTTCGCCCTCACCTGACAACTGGCGGCGACGCTGATATCTGTTGGCGCATCCAGAGGGAAAGCGACTGGCAGCTACATTTTGCCCCTACAGCTATTGTCCGGCATCGCCACCGCTCGACAGTGCCGGAACTCCAAAGCCAATGGCGGCGCTATGGTCGCTCAAATCGCTACTTGCACGAATTGCATGGTGTCAAATTGATGCACGAACCAACTCCCACGCAATATGCAGTGCGGCTGGGACGGTGGTTAGTGAAGGAATTGCCGATGAAAGGGGCGATGTGCGTCACTGGCAAAGCCACGCTTGTAGATTTGTTGAGTACCCCGATTGGCTTGATTAATGTCCGAGCTAGGGCAGTTGGGCAAAATCAAGCGAAACTGTCAGAAGAAGCACGAGTAATTGAGTGGCTGGAAAAAAATCAGGATGTGGAAGTTGATCAATGA
- the ispD gene encoding 2-C-methyl-D-erythritol 4-phosphate cytidylyltransferase: MHLLIPAAGMGRRMGSDRNKLLLMLLGKPLITWTLLAAEASRHIRWIGLIAHPDDFPDFKEILAELSLTKPVQLIVGGTTRQESVYNGLQALPAAQLVLIHDGARCLATPELLDRCAEALVEVPGLIAAVPVKDTIKVVDATGLIESTPNREQLWAAQTPQGFKVDLLQQCHAEARSQHWEVTDDAALFEKCGLKVQIVQGEETNLKVTTPMDLSLAEFILRQRLGTI; encoded by the coding sequence ATGCACTTATTAATTCCAGCCGCGGGCATGGGGCGGCGGATGGGAAGCGATCGCAACAAACTGCTGCTAATGTTACTGGGTAAACCTTTGATTACCTGGACTCTCCTAGCGGCGGAAGCCTCACGGCACATTCGCTGGATCGGTTTGATTGCTCACCCTGATGACTTTCCCGACTTTAAGGAGATTTTAGCTGAGCTTTCTCTGACTAAGCCTGTGCAGCTGATTGTCGGTGGGACTACACGGCAAGAATCTGTCTATAACGGCTTGCAAGCACTACCAGCTGCTCAGTTAGTATTAATTCATGATGGCGCTCGGTGTCTAGCAACTCCCGAACTGCTAGATCGCTGTGCTGAGGCACTTGTGGAGGTTCCCGGCTTAATTGCTGCTGTGCCTGTGAAAGATACGATTAAGGTAGTGGATGCAACCGGATTAATTGAGAGTACGCCCAATAGAGAACAGTTGTGGGCGGCGCAAACGCCTCAAGGTTTCAAGGTTGATTTGTTACAACAGTGCCATGCCGAAGCGCGATCGCAACACTGGGAAGTTACAGACGATGCTGCTTTGTTTGAAAAATGCGGTTTAAAAGTACAGATTGTGCAAGGGGAAGAGACGAATCTGAAGGTGACGACCCCGATGGATTTGAGTTTGGCTGAATTTATTTTGCGTCAGCGCTTAGGAACGATTTGA
- a CDS encoding glycosyltransferase family 9 protein → MRILALVPGGIGDQILFFPTLDDLKRNYPEAQIDVVVEPRAKGAYRVCKSVDEVIAYDFKGSNGPADWGNLLGIIRDREYDIVLSLGSRWSVGLLLWLTGITTRVSYSGPGNLFLTNPVPLKPAQYAAHMYHDLLQGVGISSPCPPLAINVPKKDIEWAEIQQRQLGIDETGYILIHGGSSALAQSKGIDKIYPAKKWQQIIQDIQQRQPELPIVILKGPEDEQLVSELMQTCPGLKVSSPPDIGKLAATIAAANLMLCTDSAPMHLAVAVGTYTIALFGPTEAKKLLPPDSDRVRGMQSSTRWIADIAPADVLDKIWNT, encoded by the coding sequence ATGAGAATACTAGCCCTTGTTCCCGGCGGAATTGGCGACCAAATTCTATTTTTCCCTACACTGGACGATCTAAAACGGAATTACCCCGAAGCCCAGATAGATGTGGTTGTGGAACCCAGAGCAAAGGGTGCATACCGTGTTTGCAAGTCTGTCGATGAAGTCATAGCCTATGATTTTAAGGGTAGCAATGGCCCCGCAGACTGGGGAAATTTACTCGGTATCATCCGCGATCGCGAGTATGATATCGTCCTCTCTTTGGGGAGTAGGTGGAGTGTAGGCTTGTTGCTATGGCTGACTGGCATTACCACCAGGGTTAGCTACAGCGGCCCAGGCAATTTGTTCCTTACAAACCCTGTACCCCTGAAGCCAGCCCAGTATGCCGCCCATATGTACCACGACTTGCTGCAAGGTGTAGGCATAAGTTCCCCGTGTCCGCCACTAGCGATTAATGTGCCTAAAAAAGATATCGAGTGGGCAGAAATACAACAGCGACAGCTGGGTATTGATGAAACTGGCTACATCCTGATTCATGGTGGTTCTAGTGCCTTGGCTCAGTCCAAGGGAATTGATAAAATCTACCCAGCCAAGAAATGGCAGCAGATTATTCAAGATATTCAACAGCGACAACCTGAATTGCCAATTGTTATCCTCAAAGGCCCAGAAGATGAGCAGTTGGTCAGCGAACTGATGCAAACCTGTCCGGGTTTGAAGGTGAGTTCACCACCGGATATCGGGAAGTTAGCGGCTACGATCGCTGCTGCTAATTTAATGTTGTGTACGGATAGTGCGCCGATGCACCTAGCCGTAGCTGTTGGGACTTACACGATTGCGTTGTTTGGCCCGACGGAAGCGAAGAAATTGCTGCCCCCAGATAGCGATCGCGTTCGCGGTATGCAATCCTCCACTCGTTGGATTGCTGACATTGCTCCGGCAGACGTTCTAGATAAAATTTGGAACACATAA